One Thermodesulfobacteriota bacterium DNA segment encodes these proteins:
- a CDS encoding FmdB family zinc ribbon protein, translating into MPIYEYMCGKCETVVEKIHGVDEKPVVKCPKCGARARRKISRSSFHLKGSGWYVTDYGKKSQVPGSDKPAPKKDEAPAASARPKKPLPKLSTDPS; encoded by the coding sequence ATGCCCATCTACGAATACATGTGCGGGAAGTGCGAAACGGTCGTCGAGAAGATCCACGGGGTCGACGAGAAGCCGGTCGTGAAGTGCCCGAAGTGCGGCGCGAGGGCCCGGCGGAAGATTTCGAGAAGCTCGTTCCACCTCAAGGGCTCGGGCTGGTACGTCACCGACTACGGAAAGAAGTCGCAGGTGCCCGGATCCGACAAGCCCGCGCCGAAGAAGGACGAGGCGCCCGCCGCCTCCGCGCGCCCGAAGAAACCGCTGCCCAAGCTCAGCACCGATCCTTCCTGA